The Pieris rapae chromosome 13, ilPieRapa1.1, whole genome shotgun sequence genomic sequence gtgttggtatgtactaaaaaggtattCTTACATtaagtaaaatcacattaagaaggaacgaagttcgcggggacAGCTACTAATGATCTATACGTACTGTACTCCAGTGCGAACTCGCCACAGGccgtttgtaataataataataatattataaagtggaAAGATTTGTAAGTATGTTTGAAacgaattggctcaaaaagtagtgcaccgattttaaaaattctttcaccatttgaatgcaACATTATCACAGATGAATATAggctataatattaaagaacatcaATATCTACGGATGGGCCGCTAGAGATCTCGACACCAAAGTACAGTTGAAATTTCAACCAAAAGACCATTGGTTTTTATTATCTCgttcatcattttttttccaaaacttTGCGAGGAATCAATTCTTCTTAATATATCATATGATAGCAATGGAAACTTCAATTTTTTAGTGCTTATTCTTTACGTTTTGTGAGACGCAATTTTCCATAAAATTGTGTGACTCATACATGACAACGCTGAAAGTGGATCGATTCCATACTTCTTGCCAAGTGCGTCGTATTTATTAAGGCAACAttgaaaaggaaaataaacTTTCACCTAATGTAATACAATAGTTTCCGTGGTCTGGGGtcgattgttttatttaaatgcagGATAATTTCTAATTGTAACTCTCAAAACAATCCAGATGTAGTTTGGGCCAAGAAGGTTccgatattataaattaatctttGAACCGtatcaacataatatatatattgtttgtacttaaaatgaaagcAGAAGAtgataaaattcaattcaaatacTGAAGTTATTCCGAAGTCCGAACCTATTCGACTTTTCCTTTTAACAATTCTTGAAAGACGCAAttgcgagccttctgccaATgtgagtccatgggcggcggtatcacttaacatcaggtgagcctccagcctgtttgcctcctattacaataaaaaaatatattcagcaTCGGTACTCTGTAATTTCGACAAGATTTCAACGTATTCGtatgtaattttgaaatagttCTCTCAATAGCCGCGCTGATATCGCCTACCTTAGGATCACCCGGTACAAAAACGCAATCGCAGAGTACCGGCCCTGTTCTTCTTTTACCTTGAAGCATTATAAACTGATCGTCTTGGTAAATACATAAACTTATCAAACTACGAAGAAACAAATCATTATAACAATAGAACATTTTTctcattattttatctatgatTAGCAACCATTTGTTATTGAAAGGCATATTCCCAGTACGCATGTGCGGTTGCTATGCTATTTTCGTCCTTCGCTCCACCAGATAAATCTGTATACGTCTAGAATGTTTCATTGAGTCGGAGGCTGTATTGGTGACAAACTGTCTGCGATTTTGGTGCATCTAACTTATAATATGAACGAAAAAGGTGTGATAACACGTGTTACAAgtgtttatgataatattaaatcgtTGTTTGCAAAGAAAGTGATTCATTCAGAttgattaattacaaaaaaatacgtttatatgaaataaatttagtttttaaaggaTTTTGTTGACTGCTTGTCGTTTGTGAAATGCATTCATGTTTTAATATCGTGACAACGTTAAACGTTAAGCATTGCACGCTatattgcaattttttattactttggaCAGTTAAACCCATCAAATGTTAACGTTAAGACTTGATAGATACTTTctttgtacatattattaatgaattcgCATACTTTTTTGTACAGCGCATGGACAAAGTTTAAAGGTTTGACGCGTAGTATTGTTTAACAATGTTTCcttacgtttattttatattagactGATAAAGACAAAACATACGCTTTTGATGTTATATTTACATCTGTATTGTGTAACgtgaagtaaatattaaaaaatcgataTAATAATACGATTTTCGTCTCCATATGCTggatgtaaatataaaatctttttctcGATTTCAGATCAGCAAGGTGGTTATCCGCAAGCCGGGTACCCGCAACCCGGTTATCCTCAAGGTGGCTACCCGCAAGGAGGTGTCCCGCAAGGCGGCTATCCTCCCCAAGGGGGCTATCCTCCCCAAGGGGGCTACCCCCCCGGCGGTTATCCTCCGCAACCAGGATTCCAGGCAGGCTATGGTGGTGCTGGATATGGAGAGGTGAGTAATTTTATTAGCGGACCTTCCGAAAATGAAActagaatttaatatgaatacatttttaatattatttattggtagATGCAaccaaattaatttgtatgaaagtGACGTTCTTGGGTAAATCTAGAAAATCTAATTACAGATTCAAATATTGAGGAACATTATTTGCTTACCATTTTAGTGCGTGTAATTGTCTTGGAAATCTAGTaggctttaataataattatgttcgGTCATGGATGATGCCTTGTTTGCTGTCAGCACCAAAGCCGTAAcaaatgtacttatttatttgttggaATTAAGTCATATAGTGAAAGTTTCATATAGTCGAGTAGAAAGTGGTGACGTAATTGAAGAATACAAAGAATTTAAGGTTTCAATATAAGAATCGAGTCGAAGAAcgataaactttttaaaaattaaaacatcttATTTATGAATCTACGACACAGCTTAAAGAAAGATTAAAGATCACTTTGGCTCTAATGTCGCATATGTAGCGTAAATTTTTTGGTGCATTTTCACAACCTTTGTCCGCATCTCTTTGGTGATAGTTTGCTACTGgagcaatgttggcctagtggctgcCGCGTGCGACCCTCATCATTAAgctcgtagattcgatccccggctttgcaccaatgactatctatatgcgcatttaacattcgctcgaacggtgaaggaatacatcgtgaggaaaccggcttatGTTTAGACACATATGGCTTATCACTACTGATTGACAaaggatcatgaaacagacacagaaatctgaggcgcAGACCTAATAAGTTTGTAGCGTCGCtggtttttgatatttaatacataaaggTGCATTTAGTTCAGGTTAAGTTGCAGCTCTTTACAAACGtcgtgtaaaaaaacttggcgattaaaaagagtggcggagagtttattgccagttcttctcttccgttctacgcccttgatttgagaactggcagtaaatgtaaattcacaattgattttttttgacgttcataagtgtacttgtttacctatatgaataaagatatttttgttttgtttttatgttttattatagtaaatgtaaaatcacaattaatttaattatttgacgttgataagtgtacttgtttacctatatgagtaaataaaatatttttgttttgtttttatatatgtataaaaaatattgtataaatgttaCAGCCTGGGTACGGAGGGCCCGCGGGGCTGGGTGATGATGCCGACGTGAAAGGCTTCGACTTTAACGAGCAGAGCATCAGGAAGGCATTTGTCCGGAAGGttcgtagattttttttttatagaacagggggcgaacgggcaggaggctcacctgatgttaagtgataccgccgcccatggtcactctcaatgccagagggctcgcgagtgcgttgccggccttttaagaattggtacgctcattcttgaaggacccttggttcagaaatactttaaaagtttaaaactttaactggcaaatttattacattatttacgtaagttatttaaatgtgtattacTATATCATAATCAACGTATTttaacattcatttgttttggtaaatataatttttttacgaaaaaaaattaaatctttttctaGGTGTACTCCATTTTGATGTGTCAGCTGCTTGTAACGCTGTCTTTCATCACTCTGTTCGTATACCATGCACCGACCAAACTATGGGCACAGCAAAATACTTGGGCTTTGTGAGTATtacctatttaaatatgagacttttcattccgtagaattctgacaattcataagtgttgctactaataaaaattctcCATCGAAATTGtcatctctgacatgtcaaaatgATAGccgtcagaattctacggaattaaaaatctgatATGTGACTCacttgattatttaatagaattgaGATACTATTACAGACTATTCCAATGCGGTAACATTTAAATCacacacaaacaaaaataccATACAACATTaaacagatatatataatagattaaaatatttacaaaactatttCTTATAGGAACTGAAATAAAGCAAATCAGTTCTCTCAAGggacaattaaaaatgtctgTTTATCTACTTAATGAAATTACTATGACATTTtcatgcctatttatataatgccTAATTgtgttgatttttataattgatcgatataaatgtaattttcttgcaaataaattatttattataatgcagTTAGTGTGTGTGACAGGGGTTAGAATAGCAGCACAGGCACTGGAGCACTGCCAGTTTTTCTTTCCATGTAACAGATGCATGAAGAGATGTCTCGCAAATGCGTTGTCGACTTTTTAAAAAGCTGTCGTGTGCTGTCGATTCATTCTCATTGTCTTAGtccctaaatatataataaagtaaatacaaattaagcTTTAATATTGGCGTTTATTTTCAGCTGGGTAGCGTTTGTGGTGATGTTTGTATGTTTGATCGCGATGTCGTGCTGCGGTGACCTCCGCCGTCAGTCACCCACCAACTTTATCTTCCTCGGTCTCTTCACCCTCGCAGAGAGCTTCTTGCTTGGCGTCACCAGCTCTGTTTACAAGAGTGATGCGGTgagtgaattaaaaattactctaAAACTAACTCAACTCAGAGTTAGATTCGATTGCAGCCATGTCATTGTTCCATTTATAATCTCTAGTCTATTTGACTAGGAAGGCTATAGATTATATAatcagaaaaattatttattaaaaggccggcaacgcactcgtgagccctctggcgttgAGTATGTCTATGGCGGTATCACTGAATATCAGGTGGGCCTTCTGCTCTTTGgccgttttatataaaaaatagatatttttttatatacattatgtttattacGCGTAAACTAAAAACCAGTAAGTATTTCTggaccaattcgacttaggatccttcaagaaaagatcgtaccaattcttaaaaggccggcaacgcactcgcgagccctctagcattaagagcgtccatgggcggcggtatcacttaacatcaggtgagcctcctgccagtttgccccctgttctataaaaaaaaatcagcctgattgttaagttttcaaaaacatattcaaattatttggtacttgtaattatttactgtgATTCGTTTACATTTT encodes the following:
- the LOC110992212 gene encoding protein lifeguard 1 isoform X2; the protein is MYQQGGYPQAGYPQPGYPQGGYPQGGVPQGGYPPQGGYPPQGGYPPGGYPPQPGFQAGYGGAGYGEPGYGGPAGLGDDADVKGFDFNEQSIRKAFVRKVYSILMCQLLVTLSFITLFVYHAPTKLWAQQNTWAFWVAFVVMFVCLIAMSCCGDLRRQSPTNFIFLGLFTLAESFLLGVTSSVYKSDAVMMAVGITAAICFALTLFAMQTKWDFTAMGGILLCATVILLLFGIIAIFIPRNSIVMLVYASLGALLFSVYLIYDTQLMMGGKHKYSISPEEYVFAALNLYLDIINIFIYILTIIGVAKE
- the LOC110992212 gene encoding protein lifeguard 1 isoform X1, with the protein product MFQNPGVYPGDQQGGYPQAGYPQPGYPQGGYPQGGVPQGGYPPQGGYPPQGGYPPGGYPPQPGFQAGYGGAGYGEPGYGGPAGLGDDADVKGFDFNEQSIRKAFVRKVYSILMCQLLVTLSFITLFVYHAPTKLWAQQNTWAFWVAFVVMFVCLIAMSCCGDLRRQSPTNFIFLGLFTLAESFLLGVTSSVYKSDAVMMAVGITAAICFALTLFAMQTKWDFTAMGGILLCATVILLLFGIIAIFIPRNSIVMLVYASLGALLFSVYLIYDTQLMMGGKHKYSISPEEYVFAALNLYLDIINIFIYILTIIGVAKE